One Camelina sativa cultivar DH55 chromosome 3, Cs, whole genome shotgun sequence genomic window carries:
- the LOC104778430 gene encoding F-box protein At-B-like produces MEEVTRSVLAEEILKRLDLENLCSVACVSTTLRSAVVSGVLPSLTSLDLSVLSPDEETLNHVMRGCIGLSSLTLNCLRLNAASVRGVLGPHLRELHLLRCSLLSSTVLTSIGSLCPNLRVLTLEMAELDSPAVFQSNLTQMLNGCPYLESLQLNIRGILVDATAFHSVRFSLPETLKVLRLQPLLESEAILLMNRFKVTGTCLSQANYSALLSPSPSFTLQSLSLVLDSISDKLIIAITGSLPQLVNLDLEDRPEKEPFPDSDLTYTGLQALGYCQQLTSLSLVRTCYNRKISFKRINDMGIFLLSEACRGLESVRLGGFPKVSDAGFASLLHSCRNLKKFEVRGAFLLSDLAFHDVTGSSCSLQEVRLSTCPLITSEAVKKLGLCGNLEVLDLGSCKSISDSCLNSVSALRKLTSLNLAGADVTDSGMLALGKSDVPITQLSLRGCKRVSDRGISHLLNSEGSISKTLSTLDVGHMPGISDRAIYTITRYCKALTELSIRSCFHVTDSSVESLATRERQAEGGSKQLRKLNVHNCVSLTTGALRWLSKPSFAGLHWLGLGQTRMAGRKEAVTATICGQRPWLTLCFDGCELGCYDGWEFHTPQRH; encoded by the exons ATGGAGGAAGTGACTAGATCCGTGTTAGCGGAGGAGATTCTGAAGCGTTTAGATCTGGAGAATCTCTGTTCCGTCGCCTGCGTTTCCACCACCCTCCGCTCCGCCGTTGTCTCCGGCGTCCTCCCTTCTCTTacctctctcgatctctct GTTTTGTCTCCGGACGAAGAGACTCTGAATCACGTGATGCGTGGTTGTATCGGGCTTAGTAGCTTAACTCTGAACTGTCTCCGCCTTAACGCTGCTTCTGTGCGTGGGGTTCTTGGCCCACATCTCCGGGAACTTCACTTGCTCAGGTGTTCACTTCTATCCTCCACCGTCCTCACTTCCATTGGCAGCCTCTGCCCAAATCTCCG GGTTCTTACCCTGGAAATGGCAGAATTGGATTCTCCTGCTGTGTTTCAGTCTAACTTGACGCAGATGCTGAACGGGTGTCCTTATCTGGAG TCTCTGCAACTCAATATCCGAGGTATCCTAGTAGATGCCACAGCTTTCCACTCTGTTAGATTCTCCCTGCCAGAAACTCTCAAAGTTCTAAGGTTACAACCACTGCTTGAGTCTGAGGCAATTCTTCTCATGAACAGATTCAAAGTCACTGGAACTTGTTTATCTCAGGCTAACTATAGTGCCTTGCTTTCTCCTTCGCCTTCTTTTACTTTACAAAGCCTGTCTCTTGTGCTGGACTCGATTTCTGACAAGCTAATTATAGCTATCACAGGATCTCTCCCTCAACTTGTCAACCTGGACCTTGAAGACCGTCCTGAAAAAGAGCCATTTCCTGACAGTGACTTGACTTATACTGGGCTTCAGGCTCTGGGTTATTGTCAACAACTCACCAGCCTCTCTCTGGTTCGAACTTGTTACAACCGCAAGATATCATTCAAGAGGATAAACGATATGGGTATATTTCTTCTTTCCGAGGCTTGCAGGGGTTTAGAGTCAGTGAGACTTGGTGGGTTCCCAAAAGTCAGCGACGCTGGTTTTGCATCGCTCCTTCATTCATGTCGGAACTTGAAAAAGTTTGAAGTACGAGGTGCCTTCCTGTTGTCTGACTTGGCATTCCATGATGTCACAGGGTCTTCCTGTTCTCTTCAAGAGGTCAGACTCTCGACCTGCCCTCTCATAACCAGCGAAGCCGTGAAGAAACTGGGTTTGTGTGGCAATCTTGAGGTGCTCGACTTGGGAAGCTGCAAAAGTATATCAGATTCTTGCCTCAACTCTGTTTCCGCCCTCAGAAAGTTAACTTCTCTGAATCTCGCAGGAGCTGATGTAACCGACAGTGGCATGCTTGCACTTGGTAAGTCAGATGTTCCCATCACGCAACTGTCTCTCCGCGGCTGTAAGAGAGTCAGTGACAGGGGAATATCCCATCTGTTGAACAGTGAAGGATCAATCAGCAAAACATTATCAACACTTGATGTTGGTCACATGCCAGGAATCTCAGACAGAGCCATCTATACAATCACGCGTTATTGCAAGGCTTTAACAGAGCTAAGTATCAGAAGTTGCTTTCACGTAACAGATTCTTCGGTAGAGTCGCTGGCTACAAGGGAAAGACAAGCAGAGGGAGGAAGCAAACAATTGAGGAAGCTCAATGTCCATAACTGTGTGAGCTTGACGACTGGAGCATTGAGATGGCTCAGCAAGCCATCTTTCGCGGGTCTGCATTGGCTCGGATTGGGACAAACACGAATGGCTGGTCGAAAAGAGGCGGTCACAGCTACAATTTGTGG
- the LOC104779377 gene encoding probable WRKY transcription factor 10 — protein sequence MSDCDGNFVEMTSCWAPLSTPSPRTILAMMGQTNDGLNPISEIFPQTNLPRDHADQSGQRPGLGERLAAKVGLNLPRLDIENRSPLDAFFRSAAAPSPIGAIPPGFSPSTLLQSPKMVTDSSQIIPQSLATNYRPEEMVKPSGEDNATAMIFNNDLPYQSINVDQPPLDVFDDILTEESIYMPPYESHVERPIGAPVVPSSEPEFVGDTNVNFNSILESQSEDENEDETDFEDEDEDEDEDEDEDEDEEEQEEEEEHEDEEELDDAAPPSPKRRRFEVSSNMIGATRTSKAQRIILQMESDEDNPEDGFRWRKYGQKVVKGNPNPRSYFKCTVNGCNVKKHVERGADDFKILVTSYDGIHNHPPPPTRSRLTSGPRNRSGITMSQNHGNRTSRAPVPSSSVITSMEMMPITSFTPQVDLTRVYKTGLSKLPNIPAYQNPDYTYQNADEQIINVAHDDGSGIYGGIMHRLFTGFGMNFDL from the exons atgagTGATTGTGATGGCAACTTCGTGGAAATGACGTCGTGTTGGGCTCCACTGTCCACTCCTAGCCCAAGAACGATACTGGCGATGATGGGTCAAACCAACGATGGTCTGAATCCAATCTCTGAGATCTTCCCTCAAACCAACTTACCAAGAGACCATGCTGATCAGTCCGGACAAAGACCTGGTCTCGGCGAGAGATTAGCTGCAAAAGTAGGACTTAATCTTCCCAGACTCGACATAGAAAACAGAAGTCCTTTGGATGCATTTTTCAGGAGCGCGGCTGCTCCTTCTCCTATCGGTGCAATCCCCCCAGGATTTAGCCCATCAACACTGTTGCAATCTCCCAAAATGGTCACTGATTCATCACAG ATAATTCCTCAGTCTTTAGCCACAAATTACAGACCTGAAGAGATGGTAAAACCTTCCGGTGAAGACAATGCAACGGCGATGATATTCAACAACGATCTTCCTTATCAATCTATAAATGTTGATCAGCCTCCTCTAGACG TTTTTGATGACATTCTAACGGAAGAGTCAATTTATATGCCACCTTATGAATCTCATGTTGAGCGCCCAATTGGTGCTCCGGTTGTCCCTTCCTCTGAACCTGAGTTCGTTGGCGATACCAATGTCAACTTCAACTCCATTTTGGAGAGTCAGAGCGAGGATGAAAACGAAGATGAAACAGACttcgaagatgaagatgaagatgaagatgaagatgaagatgaagatgaagatgaagaggaacaggaagaggaagaggaacatgaagatgaagaggaac TTGATGATGCAGCACCTCCATCTCCGAAGAGAAG GCGATTTGAGGTATCCTCAAACATGATtggagctacaagaacaagcaAGGCACAAAGGATCATACTTCAGATGGAAAGCGATGAAGATAATCCAGAAGATGGCTTTCGCTGGAGAAAATACGGACAGAAGGTTGTCAAAGGAAATCCTAATCCTAG GAGTTACTTCAAATGCACAGTCAATGGATGCAACGTGAAGAAACATGTGGAGAGAGGAGCAGACGATTTTAAGATACTTGTGACTTCGTACGATGGTATTCACAACCATCCTCCCCCACCTACACGTAGTAGACTCACTTCCGGTCCAAGGAATCGGTCTGGTATAACAATGTCTCAAAATCATGGCAATCGAACCAGTCGGGCTCCTGTTCCGTCTTCTTCAGTCATCACATCTATGGAGATGATGCCTATCACTTCGTTTACTCCACAAGTTGATCTGACTCGGGTTTATAAGACCGGACTCTCTAAACTGCCGAACATACCAGCTTATCAGAATCCCGATTATACGTACCAAAATGCAGATGAACAGATAATAAATGTGGCACATGATGATGGTTCAGGGATATACGGTGGGATCATGCATCGTCTATTTACTGGTTTTGGTATGAACTTTGACTTGTAa
- the LOC104778431 gene encoding serine/threonine-protein kinase BRI1-like 1 isoform X2, with the protein MKQKWLLVLILCFFTTSLVMGFHGKHLINSDLDETALLMAFKQFSVKSDPSNVLGNWKYESGRGSCSWRGVSCSDDGRIVGLDLRNGGLTGTLNLVNLTALPNLQNLYLQGNYFSSSSVGHSSGSDCYLQALDLSSNSISDYSTVGYVFSRCSNLVSVNFSNNKLAGKLGFAPSSSLKSLTTVDLSYNILSEKIPESFISDFPASLKYLDLTHNNLSGDFSDLSFGICGNLTFLSLSQNNISGDKFPITLPNCEYLETLNISRNNLAGKIPGGEYWGGFQNLKQLSLAHNRFSGEIPPELSLLCKTLEVLDLSGNALSGELPPQFAACVSLQNLNLGNNYLSGDFLSTVVSKITGITYLYVAYNNISGSVPLSLTNCSNLRVLDLSSNGFTGDVPSGFCSLQSSPVLEKILIANNYLSGTVPMELGRCKSLKTIDLSFNELTGPIPKEIWMLPNLSDLVMWANNLTGSIPEGVCVKGGNLETLILNNNLLTGSIPESISRCTNMIWISLSSNRLTGTIPSGIGNLSKLAILQLGNNSLSGNVPRQLGNCKSLIWLDLNSNSLTGDLPGELASQAGLVMPGSVSGKQFAFVRNEGGTDCRGAGGLVEFEGIRAERLERFPMVHSCPATRIYSGMTMYTFSANGSMIYFDISYNGVSGFIPPGYGNMGYLQVLNLGHNRITGTIPDSLGGLKAIGVLDLSHNDLQGYLPGSLGSLSFLSDLDVSNNNLTGPIPFGGQLTTFPVSRYANNSGLCGVPLRPCGSAPRRPITSRVHAKKQTVATAVIAGIAFSFMCLVMLIMALYKVRKVQKKEQKRDKYIESLPTSGSCSWKLSSVPEPLSINVATFEKPLRKLTFAHLLEATNGFSAETMIGSGGFGEVYKAQLRDGSVVAIKKLIWVTGQGDREFMAEMETIGKIKHRNLVPLLGYCKVGEERLLVYEYMKWGSLETVLHEKSSKKGGIFLNWAARKKIAIGAARGLAFLHHSCIPHIIHRDMKSSNVLLDEDFEARVSDFGMARLVSALDTHLSVSTLAGTPGYVPPEYYQSFRCTAKGDVYSYGVILLELLSGKKPIDPGEFGEDNNLVGWAKQLYREKRGTEILDPELVTEKSGDVELFNYLKIASQCLDDRPFKRPTMIQVMAMFKELKADTEEDESLDEFSLKETPLVEESRDKEP; encoded by the exons ATGAAGCAAAAATGGCTGCTTGTGttgatcctctgtttctttacaACTTCTCTTGTGATGGGCTTTCATGGAAAACACCTAATCAACTCCGACTTGGACGAAACTGCTCTTTTAATGGCGTTCAAGCAATTCTCTGTAAAATCTGATCCCAGTAACGTTCTCGGTAACTGGAAATACGAGTCCGGTCGTGGTTCATGTTCTTGGCGAGGCGTTTCTTGCTCTGACGACGGTCGTATCGTTGGATTAGATCTCCGAAACGGTGGGCTCACCGGAACCCTGAACCTAGTTAACCTCACAGCGTTGCCTAATCTACAGAATCTTTACCTGCAAGGAAACTATTTCTCCTCGTCCTCTGTAGGACACTCGTCTGGTTCCGATTGTTATCTTCAAGCTCTGGATTTGTCTTCGAACTCGATCTCAGACTATTCGACGGTGGGTTACGTTTTCTCGAGATGTTCGAATCTGGTTTCAGTGAATTTCTCAAACAACAAGCTCGccggaaaattagggtttgctCCGTCGTCGTCTTTAAAGAGCTTGACGACTGTTGATCTCTCTTACAATATCTTATCGGAAAAGATCCCGGAGAGTTTTATCTCTGATTTTCCGGCGTCGTTGAAGTATCTCGATCTCACTCACAACAACTTATCCGGCGATTTCTCCGATTTAAGTTTCGGGATCTGTGGGAATCTCACCTTCTTGAGTCTATCACAGAACAATATCTCCGGCGATAAGTTCCCGATTACTCTACCGAACTGCGAATACCTCGAGACGTTGAACATATCTCGGAACAATCTCGCCGGAAAAATCCCCGGCGGAGAATACTGGGGAGGTTTTCAGAACCTGAAACAGCTCTCTCTAGCTCACAACCGTTTCTCCGGCGAAATCCCACCGGAGCTTTCTCTACTCTGCAAAACACTAGAGGTTCTTGATCTCTCCGGAAACGCTCTCTCCGGCGAGCTTCCTCCACAGTTCGCCGCCTGCGTCTCGTTACAGAACCTTAACCTCGGAAACAACTACCTCTCCGGCGATTTCTTAAGCACCGTCGTGAGTAAAATCACCGGAATCACTTACCTATACGttgcttacaacaacatctCAGGCTCTGTTCCGTTATCACTCACCAACTGTTCGAATCTTCGTGTTCTTGATTTAAGCTCAAATGGTTTCACCGGAGATGTACCGTCTGGTTTCTGCTCTCTGCAAAGCTCGCCGGTTCTTGAAAAGATTCTCATAGCCAACAATTACCTCTCGGGAACAGTTCCTATGGAGCTTGGTAGATGCAAGAGCTTGAAGACGATTGATCTCAGCTTCAACGAGCTTACTGGTCCGATCCCGAAAGAGATATGGATGTTGCCGAATCTGTCGGATTTGGTTATGTGGGCGAACAATCTCACTGGAAGTATCCCTGAAGGTGTTTGTGTTAAAGGTGGAAATTTGGAAACTCTCATCCTCAACAACAATCTCTTAACCGGCTCTATCCCTGAGTCGATTTCGAGATGCACCAACATGATCTGGATCTCTCTTTCAAGCAACCGTCTCACCGGGACAATCCCTAGCGGAATCGGTAATCTTTCCAAGTTAGCAATCTTGCAGCTTGGGAACAATTCTTTGTCCGGGAACGTTCCACGCCAGCTAGGGAACTGCAAGAGCTTGATTTGGCTTGATCTGAACAGCAACAGTCTAACTGGGGACCTCCCGGGTGAGTTGGCTAGCCAGGCCGGGTTAGTGATGCCAGGGAGTGTTTCAGGTAAACAGTTTGCGTTTGTGAGGAACGAAG GCGGAACAGACTGCAGAGGTGCAGGGGGATTAGTAGAGTTTGAAGGCATTCGTGCGGAGCGATTAGAGCGGTTTCCAATGGTTCATTCGTGTCCTGCGACAAGAATATACTCAGGCATGACAATGTACACGTTCTCAGCTAACGGAAGCATGATCTACTTTGACATCTCATACAATGGGGTTTCAGGTTTTATACCTCCTGGTTATGGTAACATGGGCTATCTCCAGGTCTTGAATCTGGGACATAACCGGATAACCGGAACCATCCCGGATAGTCTTGGAGGATTGAAAGCGATTGGTGTTCTTGATCTATCTCACAACGATCTTCAAGGCTACTTACCTGGATCGCTGGGATCGCTTTCTTTCCTCAGTGATCTTGATGTCTCTAACAACAACCTCACCGGTCCAATCCCATTTGGAGGTCAGCTTACAACATTCCCTGTCTCAAGATACGCAAACAACTCTGGCCTCTGTGGCGTTCCTTTGCGTCCGTGCGGTTCAGCTCCTCGGCGGCCCATTACCTCCCGTGTCCATGCCAAGAAGCAAACTGTTGCAACCGCTGTGATTGCTGGAATCGCGTTTTCTTTCATGTGCCTTGTGATGCTAATCATGGCGCTTTACAAGGTGAGGAAAGTTCAGAAGAAGGAACAGAAGAGGGACAAATACATTGAGAGCCTTCCAACTTCCGGAAGTTGCAGCTGGAAGCTCTCTAGTGTTCCTGAACCGCTTAGCATTAACGTTGCTACGTTCGAAAAGCCTCTGAGAAAGCTCACTTTCGCGCATCTTCTTGAAGCTACAAACGGGTTTAGCGCAGAGACTATGATCGGATCTGGTGGGTTTGGAGAAGTCTACAAAGCACAACTCAGAGACGGATCTGTTGTAGCAATCAAGAAGTTGATTTGGGTCACGGGACAAGGCGATAGAGAGTTCATGGCTGAGATGGAAACAATCGGAAAAATCAAACACAGAAACCTTGTTCCGCTTTTGGGATATTGCAAGGTTGGTGAAGAGAGGCTTCTTGTCTACGAATACATGAAATGGGGAAGCTTAGAAACCGTTCTTCACGAGAAATCATCCAAGAAAGGTGGAATATTTCTTAATTGGGCCGCAAGGAAGAAGATAGCAATTGGAGCTGCAAGAGGGCTAGCGTTTCTGCACCACAGCTGCATTCCTCACATAATCCACAGAGACATGAAATCGAGCAATGTTCTTCTAGATGAAGATTTCGAAGCACGTGTCTCGGACTTCGGGATGGCGAGGCTGGTCAGCGCTCTAGACACGCATCTGAGCGTGAGCACGCTCGCGGGTACACCAGGATACGTTCCACCGGAATATTACCAGAGTTTCCGGTGTACAGCCAAAGGGGATGTTTACAGCTACGGAGTGATACTTCTTGAGCTTCTATCCGGTAAGAAACCCATTGATCCAGGGGAGTTTGGGGAAGATAATAACCTAGTCGGGTGGGCAAAACAGCTctatagagagaaaagaggaacTGAGATTCTTGATCCGGAGCTTGTGACCGAGAAATCAGGCGATGTTGAGCTGTTTAATTACTTGAAGATCGCGTCTCAATGCTTGGATGATCGACCGTTTAAGCGGCCGACAATGATTCAAGTGATGGCAATGTTCAAAGAGCTTAAGGCTGACACAGAAGAAGACGAAAGTCTCGATGAGTTTTCGCTTAAGGAGACTCCGTTGGTGGAAGAGTCCCGAGATAAGGAGCCTTAG
- the LOC104778431 gene encoding serine/threonine-protein kinase BRI1-like 1 isoform X1 has protein sequence MKQKWLLVLILCFFTTSLVMGFHGKHLINSDLDETALLMAFKQFSVKSDPSNVLGNWKYESGRGSCSWRGVSCSDDGRIVGLDLRNGGLTGTLNLVNLTALPNLQNLYLQGNYFSSSSVGHSSGSDCYLQALDLSSNSISDYSTVGYVFSRCSNLVSVNFSNNKLAGKLGFAPSSSLKSLTTVDLSYNILSEKIPESFISDFPASLKYLDLTHNNLSGDFSDLSFGICGNLTFLSLSQNNISGDKFPITLPNCEYLETLNISRNNLAGKIPGGEYWGGFQNLKQLSLAHNRFSGEIPPELSLLCKTLEVLDLSGNALSGELPPQFAACVSLQNLNLGNNYLSGDFLSTVVSKITGITYLYVAYNNISGSVPLSLTNCSNLRVLDLSSNGFTGDVPSGFCSLQSSPVLEKILIANNYLSGTVPMELGRCKSLKTIDLSFNELTGPIPKEIWMLPNLSDLVMWANNLTGSIPEGVCVKGGNLETLILNNNLLTGSIPESISRCTNMIWISLSSNRLTGTIPSGIGNLSKLAILQLGNNSLSGNVPRQLGNCKSLIWLDLNSNSLTGDLPGELASQAGLVMPGSVSGKQFAFVRNEGGTDCRGAGGLVEFEGIRAERLERFPMVHSCPATRIYSGMTMYTFSANGSMIYFDISYNGVSGFIPPGYGNMGYLQVLNLGHNRITGTIPDSLGGLKAIGVLDLSHNDLQGYLPGSLGSLSFLSDLDVSNNNLTGPIPFGGQLTTFPVSRYANNSGLCGVPLRPCGSAPRRPITSRVHAKKQTVATAVIAGIAFSFMCLVMLIMALYKVRKVQKKEQKRDKYIESLPTSGSCSWKLSSVPEPLSINVATFEKPLRKLTFAHLLEATNGFSAETMIGSGGFGEVYKAQLRDGSVVAIKKLIWVTGQGDREFMAEMETIGKIKHRNLVPLLGYCKVGEERLLVYEYMKWGSLETVLHEKSSKKGGIFLNWAARKKIAIGAARGLAFLHHSCIPHIIHRDMKSSNVLLDEDFEARVSDFGMARLVSALDTHLSVSTLAGTPGYVPPEYYQSFRCTAKGDVYSYGVILLELLSGKKPIDPGEFGEDNNLVGWAKQLYREKRGTEILDPELVTEKSGDVELFNYLKIASQCLDDRPFKRPTMIQVMAMFKELKADTEEDESLDEFSLKETPLVEESRDKEP, from the exons ATGAAGCAAAAATGGCTGCTTGTGttgatcctctgtttctttacaACTTCTCTTGTGATGGGCTTTCATGGAAAACACCTAATCAACTCCGACTTGGACGAAACTGCTCTTTTAATGGCGTTCAAGCAATTCTCTGTAAAATCTGATCCCAGTAACGTTCTCGGTAACTGGAAATACGAGTCCGGTCGTGGTTCATGTTCTTGGCGAGGCGTTTCTTGCTCTGACGACGGTCGTATCGTTGGATTAGATCTCCGAAACGGTGGGCTCACCGGAACCCTGAACCTAGTTAACCTCACAGCGTTGCCTAATCTACAGAATCTTTACCTGCAAGGAAACTATTTCTCCTCGTCCTCTGTAGGACACTCGTCTGGTTCCGATTGTTATCTTCAAGCTCTGGATTTGTCTTCGAACTCGATCTCAGACTATTCGACGGTGGGTTACGTTTTCTCGAGATGTTCGAATCTGGTTTCAGTGAATTTCTCAAACAACAAGCTCGccggaaaattagggtttgctCCGTCGTCGTCTTTAAAGAGCTTGACGACTGTTGATCTCTCTTACAATATCTTATCGGAAAAGATCCCGGAGAGTTTTATCTCTGATTTTCCGGCGTCGTTGAAGTATCTCGATCTCACTCACAACAACTTATCCGGCGATTTCTCCGATTTAAGTTTCGGGATCTGTGGGAATCTCACCTTCTTGAGTCTATCACAGAACAATATCTCCGGCGATAAGTTCCCGATTACTCTACCGAACTGCGAATACCTCGAGACGTTGAACATATCTCGGAACAATCTCGCCGGAAAAATCCCCGGCGGAGAATACTGGGGAGGTTTTCAGAACCTGAAACAGCTCTCTCTAGCTCACAACCGTTTCTCCGGCGAAATCCCACCGGAGCTTTCTCTACTCTGCAAAACACTAGAGGTTCTTGATCTCTCCGGAAACGCTCTCTCCGGCGAGCTTCCTCCACAGTTCGCCGCCTGCGTCTCGTTACAGAACCTTAACCTCGGAAACAACTACCTCTCCGGCGATTTCTTAAGCACCGTCGTGAGTAAAATCACCGGAATCACTTACCTATACGttgcttacaacaacatctCAGGCTCTGTTCCGTTATCACTCACCAACTGTTCGAATCTTCGTGTTCTTGATTTAAGCTCAAATGGTTTCACCGGAGATGTACCGTCTGGTTTCTGCTCTCTGCAAAGCTCGCCGGTTCTTGAAAAGATTCTCATAGCCAACAATTACCTCTCGGGAACAGTTCCTATGGAGCTTGGTAGATGCAAGAGCTTGAAGACGATTGATCTCAGCTTCAACGAGCTTACTGGTCCGATCCCGAAAGAGATATGGATGTTGCCGAATCTGTCGGATTTGGTTATGTGGGCGAACAATCTCACTGGAAGTATCCCTGAAGGTGTTTGTGTTAAAGGTGGAAATTTGGAAACTCTCATCCTCAACAACAATCTCTTAACCGGCTCTATCCCTGAGTCGATTTCGAGATGCACCAACATGATCTGGATCTCTCTTTCAAGCAACCGTCTCACCGGGACAATCCCTAGCGGAATCGGTAATCTTTCCAAGTTAGCAATCTTGCAGCTTGGGAACAATTCTTTGTCCGGGAACGTTCCACGCCAGCTAGGGAACTGCAAGAGCTTGATTTGGCTTGATCTGAACAGCAACAGTCTAACTGGGGACCTCCCGGGTGAGTTGGCTAGCCAGGCCGGGTTAGTGATGCCAGGGAGTGTTTCAGGTAAACAGTTTGCGTTTGTGAGGAACGAAGGCGGAACAGACTGCAGAGGTGCAGGGGGATTAGTAGAGTTTGAAGGCATTCGTGCGGAGCGATTAGAGCGGTTTCCAATGGTTCATTCGTGTCCTGCGACAAGAATATACTCAGGCATGACAATGTACACGTTCTCAGCTAACGGAAGCATGATCTACTTTGACATCTCATACAATGGGGTTTCAGGTTTTATACCTCCTGGTTATGGTAACATGGGCTATCTCCAGGTCTTGAATCTGGGACATAACCGGATAACCGGAACCATCCCGGATAGTCTTGGAGGATTGAAAGCGATTGGTGTTCTTGATCTATCTCACAACGATCTTCAAGGCTACTTACCTGGATCGCTGGGATCGCTTTCTTTCCTCAGTGATCTTGATGTCTCTAACAACAACCTCACCGGTCCAATCCCATTTGGAGGTCAGCTTACAACATTCCCTGTCTCAAGATACGCAAACAACTCTGGCCTCTGTGGCGTTC CTTTGCGTCCGTGCGGTTCAGCTCCTCGGCGGCCCATTACCTCCCGTGTCCATGCCAAGAAGCAAACTGTTGCAACCGCTGTGATTGCTGGAATCGCGTTTTCTTTCATGTGCCTTGTGATGCTAATCATGGCGCTTTACAAGGTGAGGAAAGTTCAGAAGAAGGAACAGAAGAGGGACAAATACATTGAGAGCCTTCCAACTTCCGGAAGTTGCAGCTGGAAGCTCTCTAGTGTTCCTGAACCGCTTAGCATTAACGTTGCTACGTTCGAAAAGCCTCTGAGAAAGCTCACTTTCGCGCATCTTCTTGAAGCTACAAACGGGTTTAGCGCAGAGACTATGATCGGATCTGGTGGGTTTGGAGAAGTCTACAAAGCACAACTCAGAGACGGATCTGTTGTAGCAATCAAGAAGTTGATTTGGGTCACGGGACAAGGCGATAGAGAGTTCATGGCTGAGATGGAAACAATCGGAAAAATCAAACACAGAAACCTTGTTCCGCTTTTGGGATATTGCAAGGTTGGTGAAGAGAGGCTTCTTGTCTACGAATACATGAAATGGGGAAGCTTAGAAACCGTTCTTCACGAGAAATCATCCAAGAAAGGTGGAATATTTCTTAATTGGGCCGCAAGGAAGAAGATAGCAATTGGAGCTGCAAGAGGGCTAGCGTTTCTGCACCACAGCTGCATTCCTCACATAATCCACAGAGACATGAAATCGAGCAATGTTCTTCTAGATGAAGATTTCGAAGCACGTGTCTCGGACTTCGGGATGGCGAGGCTGGTCAGCGCTCTAGACACGCATCTGAGCGTGAGCACGCTCGCGGGTACACCAGGATACGTTCCACCGGAATATTACCAGAGTTTCCGGTGTACAGCCAAAGGGGATGTTTACAGCTACGGAGTGATACTTCTTGAGCTTCTATCCGGTAAGAAACCCATTGATCCAGGGGAGTTTGGGGAAGATAATAACCTAGTCGGGTGGGCAAAACAGCTctatagagagaaaagaggaacTGAGATTCTTGATCCGGAGCTTGTGACCGAGAAATCAGGCGATGTTGAGCTGTTTAATTACTTGAAGATCGCGTCTCAATGCTTGGATGATCGACCGTTTAAGCGGCCGACAATGATTCAAGTGATGGCAATGTTCAAAGAGCTTAAGGCTGACACAGAAGAAGACGAAAGTCTCGATGAGTTTTCGCTTAAGGAGACTCCGTTGGTGGAAGAGTCCCGAGATAAGGAGCCTTAG